Proteins encoded by one window of Yamadazyma tenuis chromosome 2, complete sequence:
- a CDS encoding uncharacterized protein (COG:S; EggNog:ENOG503NVFU) yields the protein MTEHTNLTFKDQIKGFPLVQILVISFIKLAEPIAFTSIFPYAFYMIRDFGVAKSEAEISTYAGYLAAVFAFGQFTSAIVWGKFADVYGRKIVLILGLLGSSFSILLLGFSSNFWMAFLARGLSGLLNGNSGVSRSVIGEIAPHKHHQGLAFLSMPVAWNIGGVFGPLIGGTLSHPFRPDTPPSSAWGRLNWDYPYALPNMVIAAILIVEALITYFCLKETHPTLQYHDDPGINRTKRLLRGLGLIGQELGEIEVVEDEETLLLVKSKSSETVNVLEDGVPTAVETEPAEPFSWKNVLTPKVLNPLLAYFVMQSHYTAYEQFLPIFVSYAPAYDASGTRVSQFPLHLQGGLGYTPKRAGDLLSSSGFFGMFMVLLVFPWLDRKFSKNTNFRVALGIFPFLFLVLPYVLLFLPKHLDDSFTTKYADRFLYAFVFFRVMVASSLMTLAMVSINSNAKKEYRGIVNGATISAASLASCVSPIITGSTNNTRAQVGARQTKLVYVSSPVKQSQAPEDILNHIKRMGPNARSGIKAHLELIGIDLAMILEVQSFADRLFNKTKEPNWNFRFPMYDGGLKLQMPNPQNIISLDSLTPQQMKALCSSYVILAYGEGEERKRNILTQLEPILFESTYKLPDTGSFIKYIGSLLDDLNTVKTNDISGGLGGIESELTRLDISIDERMSQDGQKLSASGEISWPQKYKLPD from the exons ATGACAGAGCATACCAATCTCACGTTCAAAGACCAGATCAAGGGCTTTCCGTTGGTGCAaatcttggtgatttcgtTTATCAAGCTTGCGGAGCCTATTGCATTCACCTCCATATTCCCATATGCATTTTATATGATCAGGGACTTTGGTGTCGCCAAGTCAGAAGCAGAAATCTCCACTTACGCCGGGTACCTTGCGGCGGTGTTTGCCTTTGGCCAATTTACCTCGGCAATTGTGTGGGGGAAGTTTGCTGATGTGTATGGAAGGAAGATCGTGCTTATACTAGGACTTCTTGGTTCACTGttttcaattcttttgcTTGGATTTTCAAGCAATTTCTGGATGGCCTTTTTGGCCCGTGGATTGCTGGGTCTTTTAAATGGGAACTCAGGAGTATCTCGTTCAGTTATCGGTGAAATTGCCCCACATAAGCACCATCAAGGTCTTGCATTTTTGTCTATGCCAGTGGCGTGGAACATCGGAGGGGTTTTTGGGCCCTTGATCGGAGGTACCTTGTCTCATCCCTTCCGTCCTGACACACCACCACTGCTGGCATGGGGAAGACTTAATTGGGACTACCCATACGCATTGCCTAATATGGtaattgcagccattttGATAGTAGAGGCTTTGATAACTTATTTCTGCTTGAAGGAAACTCATCCTACATTACAGTACCATGACGACCCGGGCATCAACAGAACGAAGAGACTTCTTCGTGGACTCGGGCTCATTGGGCAAGAGTTGGGTGAAATCgaagtggtggaagatgaGGAGACCCTTCTTTTAGTaaagtcaaagtcatcGGAGACGGTCAACGTGCTAGAAGACGGAGTTCCAACCGCGGTGGAAACAGAACCGGCCGAGCCATTCCTGTGGAAGAATGTTCTTACTCCGAAAGTGTTGAATCCACTTTTGGCTTACTTTGTAATGCAGTCTCACTACACGGCGTACGAGCAGTTTTTACCAATTTTTGTATCCTATGCTCCAGCCTATGATGCTTCTGGCACAAGGGTGTCTCAGTTTCCTTTGCATTTACAAGGAGGATTGGGATACACCCCCAAACGAGCAGGTGATTTGCTTTCGAGTTCTGGTTTTTTTGGCATGTTTATGGTGCTTTTGGTGTTCCCATGGCTTGACCGTAAGTTCAGCAAAAACACAAATTTCAGAGTGGCATTGGGGATTTTCCCCTTCCTTTTCTTGGTGTTACCGTACgtgttgttgtttttgcCTAAACACTTGGATGACAGTTTTACAACCAAGTATGCCGACCGGTTTCTCTACGCTTTTGTATTTTTCAGGGTGATGGTGGCTAGTTCGTTGATGACGTTGGCCATGGTTctgatcaactccaatgCCAAGAAGGAGTATAGAGGTATTGTTAACGGGGCCACGATCTCGGCTGCATCACTTGCCTCGTGTGTGAGTCCTATTATCACTGG AAGTACCAACAACACTAGAGCTCAAGTAGGTGCCAGACAGACCAAGCTCGTGTACGTTTCTTCTCCTGTCAAGCAGAGCCAAGCTCCTGAAGATATTCTAAATCATATTAAACGTATGGGACCCAATGCGAGATCAGGAATAAAAGCTCACTTAGAACTTATAGGTATTGACCTAGCGATGATCTTGGAAGTCCAACTGTTTGCTGACCgtttgttcaacaagacAAAAGAACCCAATTGGAATTTTAGGTTCCCCATGTACGATGGTGGATTAAAGCTTCAAATGCCCAATCCACAAAATATCATCTCACTTGACCTGCTTACCCCCCAACAGATGAAGGCTCTTTGTCTGCTGTATGTGATCTTAGCGTATGGGGAGGGAGAAGAGAGAAAGCGTAACATCTTGACTCAACTCGAGCCAATCCTTTTTGAATCTACTTATAAGTTACCGGACACTGGTTCATTTATCAAGTACATTGGAAGCTTGCTTGACGACTTGAATACCGTGAAAACGAATGATATTTCTGGGGGGTTGGGTGGTATAGAGTCGGAATTAACAAGATTAGACATCAGCATTGATGAAAGGATGAGCCAAGATGGTCAAAAGTTATCTGCCAGTGGTGAAATTTCGTGGCCCCAGAAGTACAAACTCCCTGATTAG
- a CDS encoding uncharacterized protein (COG:E; EggNog:ENOG503NX62), giving the protein MVQSKPQVLFIGELNKSLLEYQQFSSKFECIDYVITSKAQLVQDLQTKFKNIEAIYGAWLGFVPVGGFRDDIIDACPSSLKVISICSVGYDGYDGERMKSKNIVLTNVPSVGAADPVADLVLYNTLTGFRNFHLSQRAFLECPHTVNARAALQYGSFDGADGAVRWGEQSRYAYGESTAGTDCHNPRGHHAVVVGFGQIGQLIGQRLSAVGMHIHYVKRTRLSAQQEASLGYPATYHSSLADATMADLVVIAAPGTPETKHMVNADIIEKFTKPFRIINVGRGTIIDEQALVNGLESGKVLFAGLDVYENEPHVHPKLLHRQDVLLTPHVGASTIENFDFTAVQALKNIENVLLQNGSGLNRVN; this is encoded by the coding sequence ATGGTGCAGTCCAAACCACAGGTATTGTTCATCGGAGAGCTTaacaagtctttgttggaaTACCAGCAATTTTCGTCCAAATTCGAGTGCATTGATTACGTTATCACCAGTAAGGCTCAGTTGgtccaagatctccaaaccaaattcaaaaacatCGAGGCCATCTATGGAGCGTGGCTCGGGTTCGTTCCGGTAGGCGGCTTTCGGGACGACATAATTGACGCCTGTCCCAGCAGCCTAAAGGTCATCTCCATTTGTTCTGTTGGATATGACGGCTACGACGGCGAACGTATGaagtccaaaaacatcgTGTTGACGAACGTCCCATCGGTTGGGGCAGCCGACCCGGTGGCCGACCTCGTGTTATACAATACGTTGACTGGGTTCCGTAATTTCCACTTGTCCCAACGGGCTTTCTTAGAATGCCCTCACACGGTCAACGCTCGTGCCGCCCTCCAGTATGGGTCGTTCGATGGCGCGGATGGAGCCGTGCGCTGGGGCGAGCAGTCGCGGTACGCGTATGGTGAAAGCACCGCCGGTACCGACTGCCACAACCCGCGCGGCCACCACGCGGTCGTGGTAGGGTTTGGCCAGATCGGCCAGCTTATTGGCCAGCGGTTATCTGCCGTGGGAATGCACATCCACTACGTCAAGCGGACGAGACTCTCGGCCCAGCAGGAGGCCCTGTTGGGCTATCCAGCCACCTATCATTCCCTGTTGGCCGATGCCACCATGGCCGATTTGGTGGTTATTGCAGCCCCAGGAACCCCGGAAACCAAACATATGGTCAATGCCGACATCATCGAAAAGTTTACAAAGCCCTTCAGGATTATCAACGTGGGGAGAGGTACGATCATCGACGAACAGGCGCTTGTTAATGGTTTGGAGCTGGGAAAAGTGTTGTTTGCAGGTTTGGACGTGTATGAAAACGAACCCCATGTTCATCCCAAACTCTTACATAGACAAGATGTGCTTCTCACCCCCCACGTTGGAGCTTCTACCATCGAGAACTTTGATTTCACAGCGGTTCAGGCCTTGAAAAATATTGAAAATGTCTTGTTGCAAAATGGGTCTGGTTTAAATAGAGTTAATTAG
- a CDS encoding uncharacterized protein (EggNog:ENOG503PVWV), whose product MGDQMKRKAEPHENTRTDGFVEKLAVLLVENLIDFNLQGNFHLKRLVCQISGHSTESIPSTDVLYFHVNEMYNLFQEKLKQVFSSSKGTFTLNLHKWSHTSEYIFSHVQYMDEKFDTFELPLGLVNLELVDGNVDVALVKNAFLQELKGKISFVTTNFELDPKAKSIVSFLMGNGDSIENDLDLAICVNCDDRVLQCFPSFVLESYHCFLKELASPLELEKLMGTAVLFSQKVEFMFQLVIQENAPKALSLDSYNFKPPKDIDDIYKTHLKDTNSSNIIFRTRALVNMKKYLVDPNQFTPYQWQLLEFLSYISVFTYKLVCDHTRTPSSHQLLQHLKYELFLFNQMFEMFPSKFNLLSRGIYKVFEEYFIKVEAYHKSLQTKADILMATYLSPDSRRFLQASDVQSIRTEVFKNRYPISTIDSTFGEDESLGVVDGFVMEAFQCSGSLSPECFSFESFPSGRCPTRDLVGFWKKNHLDFPTLAAVARRVLPIQTGTGRGLGEFKANFDRILTSVQQSQLCSIESFYFVYCLSREIDLICASSGDTRIEQFQHSCHKPTIVHKSSISARDLHLPQSD is encoded by the coding sequence atgggAGACCAGATGAAAAGAAAGGCTGAACCCCATGAAAATACCCGTACTGACGGCTTCGTTGAGAAGTTGGCTGTATTGTTAGTAGAGAACTTGATAGACTTCAACCTTCAGGGCAATTTCCACTTGAAGCGATTGGTTTGTCAGATATCGGGCCACTCGACTGAACTGATACCTAGTACAGACGTATTATATTTTCACGTCAACGAGATGTACAATCTTTTTCAGGAGAAGCTAAAACAAGTCTTCAGCTCACTGAAAGGAACCTTCACGTTGAATTTGCACAAATGGAGCCACACTAGTGAGTACATCTTTTCCCATGTCCAGTACATGGATGAAAAGTTCGACACCTTTGAACTTCCTTTGGGGTTGGTCAACCTCGAGCTAGTCGACGGCAATGTGGACGTGGCTCTCGTCAAGAATGCGTTCCTACAGGAGCTCAAAGGCAAAATCAGCtttgtcaccaccaacttcgAGTTGGACCCCAAAGCGAAGAGCATCGTCAGTTTTTTAATGGGAAATGGCGACAGTATTGAAAACGACTTGGATTTGGCTATTTGTGTCAACTGTGACGACCGGGTATTGCAATGCTTTCCCTCGTTTGTTCTCGAGTCATATCACTGtttcttgaaggagttgGCCAGTccgttggagttggagaagctcATGGGAACAGCTGTTCTTTTTTCACAAAAAGTCGAATTTATGTTCCAGTTGGTGATCCAGGAGAACGCTCCCAAAGCCCTTAGTTTAGACTCgtacaacttcaaaccGCCGAAGGATATTGATGACATCTACAAAACCCATTTGAAAGACACAAACTCAAGCAATATCATCTTTAGGACCAGAGCCTTGGTAAACATGAAGAAGTACTTAGTTGACCCAAACCAGTTTACACCATATCAGTGGCAGTTACTTGAGTTCTTGTCTTACATCTCGGTCTTCACGTACAAATTAGTCTGTGACCACACCAGAACCCCCTCCtcccaccaacttcttcagcaCCTCAAGTACGagttgtttttgttcaaccagATGTTTGAGATGTTTCCCAGcaaattcaacttgttgtctAGAGGAATCTACAAGGTATTTGAGGAATACTTCATCAAGGTTGAGGCATACCACAAGTCTTTGCAAACCAAAGCCGACATTCTCATGGCCACATACTTGTCCCCCGACTCCAGAAGATTTTTGCAGGCTTCAGACGTCCAATCGATTAGAACAGAGGTGTTCAAAAACAGGTATCCCATCTCCACCATAGACTCGACTTTCGGTGAAGACGAGTCTCTTGGTGTGGTTGACGGGTTTGTGATGGAGGCGTTCCAGTGCTCTGGCAGCTTGAGTCCCGAGTGTTTTCTGTTTGAGTCGTTCCCGTCTGGACGATGTCCTACACGAGATCTTGTTGGATTCTGGAAAAAAAACCACCTTGACTTTCCCACATTGGCAGCGGTGGCACGAAGAGTTCTTCCCATACAAACCGGCACCGGTAGGGGCCTTGGAGAGTTTAAGGCCAACTTTGACCGCATCCTAACTCTGGTGCAGCAGCTGCAATTATGTTCGATTGAATCGTTTTACTTTGTGTACTGTCTTTCACGGGAAATTGACTTGATATGTGCTAGCTCCGGTGACACACGTATCGAGCAGTTTCAACATAGCTGCCACAAACCCACAATTGTTCATAAGAGCAGTATCAGTGCCCGGGACTTACACTTGCCCCAGTCAGATTAG